The sequence CGAGAGGCTCCCAATTAATTGCCGTGAACAATCCGTCTTCACCCAGATTTATTCTTTCCTTAGCCGCAAAGTTTATATTATAAAATTTTTTGTAATTGATTCCGTTTTTATCCATGTATATAATCCTGTTAGCCATCAGATTTGTTACACGAACTTCGAGGATATTTTCATCCTTCAATTTATTTTTGTCAATTACAACATAGTATTCGGGACCAATTAGAGTTGTAATCTTTTCGCCGTTGAGATATATTACGGCGGAGTTACAAACTTTACCCAGATCGATCATAATTGCGTCCGAACCGAAATCCGGATTGGCAAAGGAGATTGAATAGCTTGCCGTACCGGAGAACCATTGCAATTCATCGGAATATTCGGTCCACGATTTCAAATTGTTCGTCTTAAACGAATCGGGCGCTACGGGACCTCCTTTAATAAACTTGATTTGCCATTCCCCGTTCAACGTAAGCGTATCCCCTGCGGATTTATAAAACTTATATTCTTCCGTATTTTGATCTTCAGGATACCATTGCAAAATGAGAGTTTCGCCTTTTTTAATATCGATATAAACGCCGGCATAATTATCGTCGATAATTTTGATTTTTGCTTTCCCGTATTTCCTATTCACCGGATCGAACAAAATTGCGCTGTTTCCTCCTTTGCGAATTCTAATCCAGCCGTCGACATCCTTTTCGCTCCAATTACTTATAAAATAGCAGAGTCCGTCTTCTCGAATTACCCTGTTAAACCATAAACCTTCGTCGGCTAAATTTTCGGGATATACATTAATAATACCCAGAACTTTTGATAAGCTATCAGTTACAATAAATTTTCCTTTGCCTAACTTGGAAATTCCGTAACCTTCTTCCGGCTGCAAGTTAACTTCGCTCAATTGCTTTTTGAAAACTTCCCTGTTTTCATTTAGGTTTTGCAGCCCCGGAACGTCTTTGGGCAGGTTATTGCTGAATATTACCGTAGCTCCTTCTTCCGCCAATTCAATTAGTTTATTTAACGTATTCAACGGCATGTAATCGGTCTCCGGCACGACAATTACTTTGTAACTTACACTATTGCCTGCGACAATTTTATTATTTTCAACCGTCAGATTGTGTAATAGCCTGTCGGAGACGAAATCGAATTGGTAACCCTCATTTAAAAAATATTCGCTTAGTCGTTCCAGGTCTTTCGTCAGTTCGTCCCGATGAGTTCCCAGATGTTTCAAAAGCGCACCGTCTCTTTTTGCCCAGATATCATAAATCGGGTAATAGAGCAGAATATCGTTGTCAGGTTTCGAAGATTGTAAAAAAGACTGGCAATTAGTAACATATTCGTTCATCTTTTTCAGGTCTTCCCACCAGGTATTTGTGGGGGCAAAATGAACGGAAGCATAGAAAAGCCGTCCGGGCCATTCTTCCGAAGGCGGCGAATAAGGTGTTCCGTGATAGACAAGATGATTAACGCCGTTTGCAAAGTAGCGGTCGAAATTTTTCTTTGCGTCGGATAATGTGGAAAGGAAATGTTCATTCAGCCATGTTGCCGCTTCGGCGGAAACTAATTTTTTGCCTGCAACATGCCCCGCCGACGAAGCCAATTTAATGCGCAACGGAGAAGCGCCTTCGGTTTCGGGAATATCGCTAGCGGCATAAAGGTCGAGCACGTTTGCAGGCGAGCCATGCGCCTGATTGCGTACTACGGCGTTATAATTACGCGACCAATTTTTCCATACTTTTGTAAAGCGTTCCAACAACAAATCGGAAATGGTTTCCCTGTAATCAGAAAGTACTCTCGAATTCATATCTTCGGTATCTTCGCCGAACAGCGCGGGCAAATAATTTTTCAGATCGTACCCTCTCAATCTTTTGAATTCTTCGAACATAAGCGGAGTCCAATCCGCCTCTCCTAAAGCGTCGTCCACTTCGTAAGAATCGTTGAAAAACGCTCTGATAGCGTCGAGTTTTTTCCCTTTTGCATTGTTATCAAATTGCGCTAAAAAATGTTTAATAGCTTTTTCGGAAAAATGGTCAATTACATTGCCTTCCCCTCCCCTGCTTGCTCGTTCAACCATTTTTCCGTGCCATCCCTGAAAAACAGCATAAAGTTTCCATTGCCCTTCGGGCGCAGTCCAGTGTAATTTCCCTTCTTTGTCAACTTTGTTTGTTATATCGACTTTTTCGCCCTTATTGTTATAAGCGATCAAAGCAATCAAAGGAAGTTTCCTTTTAAAACGAACCTGGTCGAGCGCAAGCTCTTGAAGATTCGGATTGGCGCTTATAGGATATTTTATTTCCGAAATATCGACTTTACGCCTAACGGCTCTTACAAGCGATTCCTGAATAAACTCGATTTTTTCATTTAATTTTTCACCCTGCTTCAAGTTATAAACTTTGTATTGAACGTACTTGCAAGCATCTTCATCCGAAATCCAGGGGCCGCCGAAAGGCCAGCCTGAAGCGTTTGCCACGTCGACTCCGAGTCCCAATTCCTTACCTATATTCAAAGTATGCTCAAGCATATCCATCCAGCGCGGAGTCAAAAACTTAATATCTTTGTCTTCATAACCTTTGACGCCGTATATAGCCGTAACTTCAACGCCTCCGAAGCCTGCTTTACTCAATTCTTCCATATTTAATTTCAAGTCGGCTTTCGTAACGGCGCTTCCGTGCCACCACCATCGCGTCCACGGCTTTGTAATGTTATTTACTTCAGGCCATAAATTCTCCTGCCCTTTATTTATTACATTGCAGGACATAAATGTGACCACGACCGTTAACAAAATGAAAAGATATCCGAACCGAGAAATAATCTTTGCCATATCAAATCTGTTTTTATGAAAAGATAATGATTACTATTTCAATAAAGTCATCTGTTTTACGACTGAATTATCGTTTATTTTCAATTTATAAAAGTACACTCCGCTTGCCAGTCCTTCCCCGTCGAAA comes from Melioribacter roseus P3M-2 and encodes:
- a CDS encoding glycosyl hydrolase — protein: MAKIISRFGYLFILLTVVVTFMSCNVINKGQENLWPEVNNITKPWTRWWWHGSAVTKADLKLNMEELSKAGFGGVEVTAIYGVKGYEDKDIKFLTPRWMDMLEHTLNIGKELGLGVDVANASGWPFGGPWISDEDACKYVQYKVYNLKQGEKLNEKIEFIQESLVRAVRRKVDISEIKYPISANPNLQELALDQVRFKRKLPLIALIAYNNKGEKVDITNKVDKEGKLHWTAPEGQWKLYAVFQGWHGKMVERASRGGEGNVIDHFSEKAIKHFLAQFDNNAKGKKLDAIRAFFNDSYEVDDALGEADWTPLMFEEFKRLRGYDLKNYLPALFGEDTEDMNSRVLSDYRETISDLLLERFTKVWKNWSRNYNAVVRNQAHGSPANVLDLYAASDIPETEGASPLRIKLASSAGHVAGKKLVSAEAATWLNEHFLSTLSDAKKNFDRYFANGVNHLVYHGTPYSPPSEEWPGRLFYASVHFAPTNTWWEDLKKMNEYVTNCQSFLQSSKPDNDILLYYPIYDIWAKRDGALLKHLGTHRDELTKDLERLSEYFLNEGYQFDFVSDRLLHNLTVENNKIVAGNSVSYKVIVVPETDYMPLNTLNKLIELAEEGATVIFSNNLPKDVPGLQNLNENREVFKKQLSEVNLQPEEGYGISKLGKGKFIVTDSLSKVLGIINVYPENLADEGLWFNRVIREDGLCYFISNWSEKDVDGWIRIRKGGNSAILFDPVNRKYGKAKIKIIDDNYAGVYIDIKKGETLILQWYPEDQNTEEYKFYKSAGDTLTLNGEWQIKFIKGGPVAPDSFKTNNLKSWTEYSDELQWFSGTASYSISFANPDFGSDAIMIDLGKVCNSAVIYLNGEKITTLIGPEYYVVIDKNKLKDENILEVRVTNLMANRIIYMDKNGINYKKFYNINFAAKERINLGEDGLFTAINWEPLESGLIGPVKLIGVNIR